A single Aminobacterium mobile DSM 12262 DNA region contains:
- a CDS encoding ABC transporter ATP-binding protein: MSIVTIKNLTKRYPMGSHFFTALSNVTLEFEKGEFCGLIGPSGSGKTTLLNIIGALDAPTEGNVVVINKNVENLSHKESAALRNHHIGFIFQTYNLFPVYSVYENIEFPLLLLKMPPKERRQKVYDALEWLRLTDKVNSKPAQLSGGECQRVAVARAVVKRPALILADEPTANLDSENSYNILEMMVRLNKELETTFIFATHDEKVMKYLRRKIHLFDGHVARDEIIAVSSSEVSSQSSMSLNTGEVVPRDNLTSRDGALSGPNVGSASASVACDVSNDHRAPRSKGESRHV, encoded by the coding sequence ATGTCTATCGTAACCATAAAAAATCTGACAAAAAGATATCCTATGGGCAGCCATTTCTTTACGGCGCTGAGTAATGTAACCCTCGAATTCGAGAAGGGGGAATTCTGCGGATTAATCGGTCCCAGCGGATCTGGAAAGACGACTCTTTTGAACATTATTGGGGCTCTCGACGCTCCAACGGAAGGAAATGTGGTGGTTATCAATAAAAACGTAGAAAACCTTTCTCACAAGGAATCTGCGGCGTTGCGCAACCATCATATTGGTTTTATTTTCCAGACGTACAACTTGTTTCCAGTCTATAGCGTCTACGAGAATATAGAATTTCCATTGCTGCTTTTGAAGATGCCGCCTAAAGAGAGAAGGCAGAAAGTTTACGATGCTCTAGAATGGCTGAGATTGACAGATAAGGTAAATTCCAAGCCGGCGCAGCTTTCAGGAGGAGAGTGTCAGAGGGTGGCAGTGGCCAGGGCTGTGGTGAAACGTCCGGCGTTGATTCTGGCAGACGAGCCTACGGCCAATCTTGATAGCGAGAATTCCTACAACATTCTGGAAATGATGGTGCGGCTCAACAAGGAACTTGAAACCACTTTTATTTTTGCAACTCACGACGAGAAGGTCATGAAATACTTGAGACGTAAAATTCATCTCTTTGACGGGCACGTAGCGCGAGACGAAATCATTGCCGTTTCCAGCTCTGAGGTTTCCTCGCAGAGTTCTATGTCGCTCAACACTGGCGAGGTTGTTCCCAGAGATAACCTCACGTCCCGTGATGGAGCTTTATCGGGACCCAACGTAGGATCAGCATCAGCTTCTGTGGCTTGTGATGTTTCCAATGATCACCGTGCGCCTCGTTCCAAAGGAGAGAGCAGACATGTTTAG
- a CDS encoding ATP-binding protein, with amino-acid sequence MENFELMGKFYLGNEIDPATGKKSNTLVLYDSKDLTTHGMIIGMTGSGKTGLGIALLEEALMDNIPILAIDPKGDITNLLLSFPEQKAEEFLPWINREDAAAQGLSIADYASLEAAKWAKGLADWRIDGARIKKMRESVDFTIYTPGSSAGVKVNVLGSFRCPGDRITSDNELFLEKIQNTASTLLSLLNIESDPLSGREHLLLSKIFEQSWREGKDVDLPLIISWIQNPPFPHIGIMPTDTFYPPSERFKLALALNQILASPAFNQWMTGVPLEIGSLLHTREGKPRASIFTVSHLSDNERMFFISMLLNEIVSWMRLQTGTSSLRAILYIDEVFGYMPPVKEPPSKKPLITLLKQARAFGIGVVLATQNPVDLDYKGLSNIGTWFIGRLQTQRDKDRVLEGMERLESASGCDREFLDKAITTLKKREFLLNNIHENSPSVFTTRWAMSYLRGPLSREHIKILMEGRAPASGAGAETSEPASMPALTTLAKAATEATPTEPATGPAEQISATSVPPAATSATPTTPRTSIKPAISPNIPEFFVDTPTGGGSWVYKPFIIGIGDIYYSSASLEIDTHITYTLGTEAPDTFDPDWERGFDLDIAPEELRTTAAGGIPFLKLPKTLAEPRNYATWGKAFQRWIRQNKPLVIYKNQPLKIVSLPEESEADFTIRIDEALREKRDIEIEKIRKKYDSKMATLQKQLIAAEQAIERESEQAKHRNMETVISFGSALASALFGRKSLTATSTYRMGSALSKAGRLKKEKMDVARAEERLQFLQNQMTGLETRLNEEIDILTRNMEKYKEATRESLVRPKSTDITIKAFGLAWIPVRIRE; translated from the coding sequence ATGGAAAACTTCGAACTCATGGGGAAATTTTACCTCGGGAACGAGATAGATCCCGCAACAGGGAAAAAGAGCAACACACTCGTGCTCTACGACTCGAAAGACCTGACCACCCATGGGATGATCATCGGAATGACGGGAAGCGGCAAAACGGGCCTTGGAATAGCACTCTTGGAAGAAGCCCTTATGGACAACATTCCAATTCTCGCTATCGACCCTAAAGGAGACATTACAAACCTTCTTCTATCCTTCCCCGAGCAAAAGGCCGAAGAGTTCTTGCCGTGGATCAACAGGGAAGACGCAGCGGCACAGGGACTTTCTATCGCAGACTATGCCTCCCTGGAAGCCGCGAAATGGGCGAAGGGGCTTGCCGACTGGAGAATTGACGGAGCGAGAATTAAAAAAATGAGGGAATCCGTCGACTTCACCATCTATACGCCTGGGAGCAGCGCAGGTGTGAAAGTGAACGTGCTTGGTTCCTTCAGATGCCCTGGGGATAGAATCACGAGCGATAACGAGCTTTTCTTAGAAAAGATTCAAAATACCGCCTCCACTCTCCTCTCTCTTCTCAACATTGAATCTGACCCTCTCTCTGGACGGGAACACCTTCTTCTGTCAAAAATATTTGAACAAAGCTGGAGAGAAGGCAAAGATGTCGATCTGCCGCTGATTATCAGCTGGATTCAGAACCCTCCATTCCCTCACATTGGCATTATGCCTACCGATACCTTTTATCCACCGAGCGAACGATTTAAACTGGCTCTCGCTCTGAACCAGATCCTCGCGTCTCCAGCGTTCAACCAGTGGATGACAGGGGTTCCTCTAGAAATAGGAAGCCTCCTCCACACTCGGGAGGGGAAACCACGAGCTTCTATTTTTACCGTCTCCCACCTTTCCGATAACGAGAGAATGTTCTTTATCTCCATGCTTCTAAACGAAATTGTTAGCTGGATGAGGTTGCAGACAGGGACCTCGAGCCTTCGAGCCATTCTTTATATCGACGAAGTCTTCGGATATATGCCTCCTGTAAAAGAACCTCCCTCTAAAAAACCTCTCATCACCCTTCTCAAGCAGGCTCGAGCCTTCGGTATCGGCGTGGTTTTAGCTACTCAAAACCCTGTAGATCTAGACTATAAGGGCCTTTCAAATATTGGAACGTGGTTTATCGGACGCCTTCAAACACAGCGCGACAAAGACCGTGTTCTCGAAGGAATGGAACGACTCGAAAGCGCCTCAGGATGTGACCGGGAATTTCTCGACAAGGCCATTACAACCCTGAAAAAGAGGGAGTTCCTTCTTAATAATATCCACGAAAACAGCCCCTCCGTCTTCACGACCCGCTGGGCCATGTCGTACCTGCGAGGACCTCTGTCACGGGAGCACATTAAAATACTTATGGAAGGAAGAGCGCCGGCATCTGGGGCGGGGGCGGAAACGTCAGAGCCGGCGTCAATGCCAGCTCTGACAACATTAGCTAAAGCAGCGACTGAAGCAACTCCGACAGAACCTGCCACAGGGCCAGCAGAGCAAATTTCGGCAACATCCGTACCACCAGCGGCAACGTCAGCAACACCAACAACGCCACGAACGTCGATCAAACCAGCCATATCCCCGAATATCCCCGAATTCTTCGTCGATACTCCGACGGGAGGCGGTTCCTGGGTCTATAAACCTTTTATTATAGGAATCGGCGACATCTACTACTCCAGCGCCAGCCTCGAAATCGACACTCACATAACATACACGCTGGGGACAGAAGCACCTGACACCTTTGACCCTGATTGGGAAAGAGGTTTCGACCTCGACATCGCTCCAGAAGAGCTGCGAACAACAGCCGCTGGGGGCATACCTTTCCTTAAACTTCCCAAAACTCTGGCTGAACCACGCAACTACGCTACATGGGGGAAAGCCTTCCAACGATGGATCAGACAGAACAAACCTCTCGTCATCTATAAGAACCAACCCTTGAAAATAGTCAGCCTGCCGGAAGAAAGTGAAGCCGACTTTACCATACGAATTGACGAAGCCTTGCGGGAAAAAAGAGATATTGAAATCGAAAAGATACGGAAAAAATACGACAGCAAAATGGCCACTCTGCAAAAACAGCTCATTGCGGCGGAACAGGCCATTGAGAGAGAAAGCGAACAGGCGAAACACCGGAATATGGAGACAGTTATCTCTTTCGGATCGGCTTTAGCAAGCGCATTGTTCGGCAGAAAAAGCCTCACGGCGACATCCACCTACAGAATGGGATCTGCCCTCTCCAAAGCGGGACGGCTTAAAAAAGAAAAAATGGATGTGGCAAGAGCTGAAGAGAGATTGCAATTTTTACAGAATCAAATGACAGGCCTCGAAACACGGCTCAACGAAGAAATTGATATTCTCACGAGAAACATGGAGAAATACAAAGAAGCGACACGGGAATCTCTGGTGCGCCCTAAGAGTACGGATATTACCATCAAGGCCTTCGGTCTTGCGTGGATTCCGGTGAGAATCAGAGAGTGA
- a CDS encoding ABC transporter permease, with protein MFSVGVTLAYRNIKEAGLRTWLNVAVLAMTIVVIVGFQGLYTGMLAQTSRAMIEDEIAGGQYWHKDYDPYDALSIDNGHGVIPENLFSLIEERRATPILIRQATIYPAGRAQSVQLRGIDPAQTILHIPTRYLHISVASASINGAGRMNGVTGSVSPNNTNGSDRASGAGGSFRVNTADIYELPILIGKRMAKSKNIAIGDYLTIRWRDAHGTFDATEGQVVYIMDTRVPSIDNGIIWVPLQTLQHMTALKNEATLVVVSSEAVGEGTKFPHKEPPIGARSHVVSPETESSGSSQEWPFKSQAFLMRDLTEMIKTKRISSVIIYSILLFLGMLAIFDTQVLSLFRRRKEIGTLIALGMTRMQVIFVFTLEGVIQGAMAIVVALIFGMPLLTYVSKKGIAIPQMVEGYGFALSDKLFPVYSLELVLTTILLMMVVVAAISFLPSSKIAKLQPTEALKGKIS; from the coding sequence ATGTTTAGCGTTGGCGTTACGTTAGCCTATCGCAATATAAAGGAAGCGGGACTTCGAACATGGCTCAACGTGGCTGTGCTTGCGATGACCATTGTTGTGATCGTCGGTTTCCAGGGGCTTTATACAGGTATGCTCGCCCAGACGTCCAGAGCGATGATTGAAGACGAAATCGCAGGCGGACAATACTGGCATAAAGATTACGACCCTTACGACGCTCTATCCATTGATAATGGACACGGTGTTATTCCAGAAAATCTGTTTTCCCTGATCGAAGAGAGAAGGGCGACACCTATTCTTATTCGCCAGGCCACAATCTACCCTGCTGGACGTGCTCAGTCGGTTCAACTTCGGGGGATCGATCCTGCCCAGACCATTCTCCATATTCCCACGCGCTATCTTCACATTTCAGTTGCTTCCGCTAGCATAAACGGCGCAGGTAGAATGAATGGCGTTACTGGTTCTGTTAGCCCAAATAATACAAATGGCTCTGATAGAGCGAGTGGCGCCGGTGGTTCTTTCAGAGTAAATACCGCCGATATTTACGAACTGCCAATCCTCATCGGAAAGAGAATGGCGAAGAGCAAAAATATCGCTATCGGCGATTATCTGACTATACGCTGGAGAGATGCTCACGGGACCTTCGATGCAACCGAGGGCCAGGTTGTTTACATTATGGATACTCGGGTTCCGTCTATCGACAACGGAATTATTTGGGTACCCCTTCAGACGTTGCAGCACATGACGGCCTTGAAAAATGAAGCGACCCTCGTGGTTGTGAGCTCCGAAGCTGTTGGGGAAGGGACCAAGTTCCCCCATAAGGAGCCACCCATCGGCGCAAGATCCCATGTTGTGAGCCCTGAAACTGAAAGTTCAGGTTCCTCTCAGGAGTGGCCTTTTAAAAGCCAGGCTTTTTTGATGAGGGACCTCACGGAAATGATAAAGACGAAGAGAATTTCAAGCGTTATTATCTATTCTATTCTCCTCTTTCTTGGCATGCTCGCCATTTTCGATACTCAGGTCCTCTCTCTCTTCAGGCGAAGAAAGGAGATTGGTACCTTGATTGCCTTGGGCATGACGAGAATGCAGGTTATTTTTGTCTTTACGCTGGAAGGTGTAATTCAGGGAGCCATGGCTATCGTCGTTGCCCTCATCTTTGGTATGCCTCTTTTAACGTATGTGTCGAAAAAGGGGATTGCCATCCCCCAGATGGTGGAGGGATACGGTTTCGCCCTTTCCGACAAGCTCTTTCCCGTGTACTCCTTAGAGCTCGTTCTCACGACGATACTCTTAATGATGGTCGTTGTCGCAGCCATTAGTTTCCTCCCTTCGAGCAAAATAGCGAAACTCCAGCCTACAGAGGCGCTGAAAGGGAAAATATCATGA
- a CDS encoding FprA family A-type flavoprotein: protein MKPRKVSERVQWMGAIDWNRRLFDSLIPLPDGTSYNAYLLRGSEKTTLIDTVDPAKVDILLEQLRDIPQIDYLISLHAEQDHSGSIPTILEAYPHAQLICSQKAQELLIDHLHVAKERIKIVNDGEKLSLGDCTLAFIYTPWVHWPETMVAYLEEENILFSCDFFGSHLATSDLYAGDDPYVCEAAKRYYAEIMMPFRSIIKKNMEKIGDLDVKLIAPSHGPIYNKPQCILDYYRNWISDTVANKVVIPYISMHGSTEKMVEYLVSSLAERDIKVEKFELSSTDIGKLAMALVDAATIVIGTPTVHFGPHPIVFSVTQLANALKPKVKYAAIIGSYGWGTKAVEQIAGLIPNLKVDVLDTVMCKGYPRKEDFEALDRLANKIKEKHALL, encoded by the coding sequence ATGAAGCCAAGAAAAGTAAGCGAGAGAGTTCAATGGATGGGAGCAATTGACTGGAACAGGCGGCTTTTCGACTCACTCATTCCTCTTCCCGACGGAACAAGTTATAACGCCTACCTGTTGCGCGGTTCCGAAAAAACGACTCTTATTGACACTGTAGACCCCGCAAAGGTGGATATTTTGCTTGAACAGCTGCGTGACATTCCGCAAATTGACTACCTCATATCGCTCCATGCAGAACAGGATCATTCAGGTTCCATACCCACAATTTTAGAGGCGTATCCCCACGCCCAACTCATATGCTCTCAGAAAGCGCAGGAACTGCTTATCGATCATCTCCACGTAGCGAAAGAACGGATCAAGATTGTAAATGACGGCGAAAAACTCTCGCTGGGAGACTGCACGCTCGCCTTTATTTACACTCCGTGGGTTCACTGGCCCGAAACGATGGTGGCCTATCTGGAGGAAGAAAACATCCTTTTCTCCTGTGATTTCTTTGGATCACACCTTGCCACGTCAGACCTTTACGCTGGCGACGATCCCTACGTGTGCGAAGCTGCCAAGCGGTACTATGCGGAAATAATGATGCCCTTCAGATCGATTATCAAGAAGAACATGGAAAAGATTGGCGACCTCGATGTTAAACTCATCGCACCGAGCCACGGGCCAATCTACAACAAGCCTCAGTGCATCCTCGACTACTACCGTAACTGGATTTCAGATACAGTTGCCAACAAAGTAGTGATTCCTTACATATCAATGCATGGCAGCACCGAAAAGATGGTAGAGTATCTCGTCAGTTCCCTGGCAGAGCGGGATATTAAGGTGGAAAAGTTCGAATTATCGTCAACAGATATAGGAAAACTCGCCATGGCCCTCGTTGACGCCGCCACCATTGTCATTGGAACACCTACAGTCCATTTCGGGCCTCATCCCATCGTCTTTTCTGTAACCCAACTCGCCAATGCCCTCAAGCCTAAAGTGAAATATGCGGCTATTATCGGGTCATATGGCTGGGGAACCAAGGCTGTGGAACAGATCGCCGGGCTCATCCCCAACCTTAAGGTTGACGTGTTAGATACGGTCATGTGCAAGGGATATCCTCGGAAAGAAGATTTCGAGGCATTAGACAGGCTCGCCAACAAGATAAAGGAGAAACACGCTCTCCTTTAA
- a CDS encoding ABC transporter permease, translated as MISFLLKGLIRDRSRSLFPVLMVSAGVFLTVFLYCFMQGAMGDLISSTAKFDTGHVKVMTQAYRDLADQVPNDLAIIGADALLVWLKENEKEMIWAQRIRFGGLLDVPDERGETLAQAPVMGLGIDLFSEDTPEKNLFNIEKAMVRGSYPRGPNEILISDEFAQKMGLHIGSTVTLISSTMYGAMATYNFKIAGTVYFGMIPMDRGTIIADIRDVQNALDMTDSAGEIVGYTHDMLYSGRRMGNVAQRFNKTFTMADDEFSPVMVSLGQQNNFEEYLNYAEAMEAVIVGIFVLAMSIVLWNSGLMNGLRRYGEIGVRLAMGESKGRLYRSMILESFFVGIAGSVLGTALGLVVSYYMQYTGINFGEMMPKSSMLISNIIRAQVTPASYIIGFFPGVFASVTGAMFAGIGIYKRQTAQLIKELEV; from the coding sequence ATGATCTCTTTCCTTCTAAAAGGGCTGATCCGAGATCGTTCACGTAGTCTCTTCCCCGTGCTAATGGTGAGTGCCGGCGTTTTCCTCACAGTTTTTCTTTACTGTTTCATGCAGGGAGCTATGGGCGACCTCATCAGCTCAACGGCGAAATTCGATACGGGCCATGTCAAGGTTATGACTCAGGCGTATAGAGACCTTGCCGATCAAGTTCCCAACGATTTGGCGATTATCGGGGCCGATGCGCTGCTTGTATGGTTGAAAGAGAATGAAAAAGAGATGATTTGGGCCCAACGGATACGCTTTGGCGGTCTTCTCGATGTCCCTGACGAGAGGGGAGAAACTCTGGCTCAGGCGCCTGTCATGGGCCTTGGAATTGACCTCTTTAGCGAAGATACGCCAGAAAAAAACCTCTTTAACATAGAGAAGGCCATGGTGCGGGGTTCCTACCCAAGAGGTCCGAATGAAATATTGATAAGCGATGAATTTGCTCAAAAAATGGGTCTTCATATTGGCAGCACGGTGACGCTTATTAGTTCAACCATGTATGGCGCTATGGCAACGTACAATTTTAAGATTGCCGGAACCGTCTATTTTGGCATGATTCCTATGGATAGGGGCACGATCATAGCAGATATCAGAGACGTGCAAAATGCCCTCGATATGACTGACAGCGCAGGTGAGATTGTGGGATACACCCACGACATGCTCTATTCCGGCAGACGAATGGGCAATGTTGCGCAGCGGTTCAACAAGACTTTTACAATGGCAGATGATGAGTTTTCTCCTGTGATGGTGTCTCTTGGCCAGCAGAATAATTTTGAGGAATATTTGAATTATGCTGAAGCCATGGAAGCCGTAATTGTTGGCATTTTCGTCTTGGCCATGTCCATTGTTCTCTGGAATTCAGGCTTGATGAACGGGTTGCGGCGGTACGGAGAGATAGGCGTTCGTCTTGCCATGGGGGAATCCAAGGGGCGGCTTTACCGTTCAATGATCCTTGAGTCTTTCTTTGTCGGAATTGCCGGTTCCGTCTTAGGGACCGCTTTGGGCCTCGTCGTTTCGTATTACATGCAGTACACAGGCATAAATTTTGGGGAGATGATGCCGAAATCGAGTATGCTTATCTCCAATATCATACGGGCTCAGGTTACGCCGGCAAGCTATATTATCGGTTTTTTCCCGGGAGTGTTTGCGTCGGTGACAGGGGCCATGTTTGCCGGTATTGGCATCTATAAAAGACAGACAGCCCAGCTCATTAAGGAGTTAGAAGTATGA
- a CDS encoding potassium channel family protein yields MDNSKRNNVNIYEISLGILAILSVVLLIIQERTTLPLHEEKLLDDIDFIIWCVFVADYFLHLFLTKDKKDYVKEHVIELTAILPFNALFKGVRAIRLFQLFRVPSSFLFLRIVKLLAYFGRTHRYLSRFLRRNNFQYVLFITISMVLFGAIAIRYFENINFHDALWWSFVTTTIGYGDMVPTTTGGRVIATILMLVGIGFISILTGTIASFFIAPDKEQESNNDFINVTIHKLENFDNLTLREVQDICQVLMSLKSNVVKNKLR; encoded by the coding sequence ATGGATAACAGCAAAAGGAATAACGTAAATATTTACGAAATATCCCTTGGCATACTGGCAATTCTCTCTGTCGTTTTGCTTATCATTCAAGAACGAACAACACTTCCCCTTCACGAAGAAAAATTATTGGACGACATTGATTTCATAATCTGGTGTGTTTTCGTTGCAGATTATTTTCTCCACTTGTTTTTGACAAAAGATAAAAAGGACTACGTCAAAGAGCATGTAATAGAACTCACGGCAATTTTACCCTTTAACGCCCTTTTCAAAGGCGTTCGAGCCATTCGCCTCTTCCAACTCTTCCGTGTACCCTCCTCTTTTCTCTTTTTAAGAATTGTTAAATTGTTAGCCTACTTTGGCCGAACCCATCGTTATCTTTCCCGCTTTCTGAGGCGGAACAACTTCCAATACGTTCTCTTCATCACCATTTCCATGGTATTATTTGGAGCGATAGCTATCCGCTATTTCGAAAACATAAATTTCCACGACGCCCTCTGGTGGTCTTTTGTTACAACTACAATAGGGTATGGTGATATGGTTCCTACAACTACAGGAGGACGAGTTATAGCAACTATATTAATGTTGGTGGGAATTGGCTTCATAAGTATTCTTACCGGAACTATCGCCTCTTTTTTCATTGCTCCCGACAAAGAGCAAGAATCGAATAATGATTTTATAAATGTAACCATACATAAGCTCGAGAACTTCGATAATCTAACCCTCAGGGAAGTTCAAGATATTTGCCAAGTTTTAATGAGCTTAAAATCCAATGTCGTAAAAAATAAGCTACGTTAA
- a CDS encoding DUF488 domain-containing protein, giving the protein MPITLKRIYDEADSSDGHRILVDRLWPRGVSKEKAKVDEWMKEVAPSNELRKLFHGGGLSWAEFEKQYQEELETHIEELRALAEIAKTLKVTLLYSSKNNEQNNATVLKEFLEGMEAT; this is encoded by the coding sequence ATGCCTATAACGCTGAAACGAATTTACGATGAAGCGGATTCCAGCGATGGACACCGCATTTTGGTCGATCGTCTATGGCCCAGAGGAGTATCAAAAGAGAAAGCAAAAGTAGATGAATGGATGAAGGAGGTTGCCCCATCAAACGAGCTTCGAAAGCTTTTTCATGGCGGGGGACTCTCGTGGGCTGAGTTCGAAAAGCAATATCAGGAAGAGTTGGAAACACACATTGAGGAGCTCCGAGCCCTTGCAGAGATAGCGAAAACACTCAAAGTAACGCTGCTCTACAGCTCTAAGAATAATGAGCAGAACAACGCAACGGTGCTGAAAGAGTTTCTTGAAGGCATGGAGGCTACGTAA
- a CDS encoding outer membrane lipoprotein-sorting protein, with protein MKRKNMFREWGIPLAEAYPHNMAVCAALHVAVAGIAMHKTVGHVAANIAAYNIAMLISAVTAFSPEGTSVSALKFASHSSGHIGKFALVASLKRVLIIVFIAVAVLLAVLSSAQCSVVETVGVAAFTDAKDLQRPLPDLIPLTGEGILEKVDENYVAKNRKVTSTMIVKGQRGSRTLQVLSWVQGTEKAFSEFLSPPREKGTKMLKLEDELWMYTPSTDRIIKIAGHMLRRSMMGSDISYEDYMEDPKLSNMYNVELVGEGKVGKERTGEDKLGERDCYLLELTAKKEGVSYYSRKMWVDKENFLPLREDRFAKSGKLLKTFTINEIFQVQERWYPKRATVKDALASGEGTEYIIDTIEFDVEIPDYIFSKASLRQ; from the coding sequence ATGAAGAGGAAGAATATGTTTAGGGAATGGGGGATCCCCTTGGCTGAAGCTTACCCTCATAATATGGCGGTGTGTGCGGCGCTACACGTAGCGGTGGCAGGTATAGCAATGCATAAAACGGTGGGACATGTAGCTGCGAACATAGCTGCGTATAACATAGCTATGCTTATATCGGCAGTTACAGCCTTTTCGCCTGAAGGCACGTCTGTATCAGCGCTCAAGTTTGCGTCGCATTCGAGCGGCCACATCGGAAAGTTTGCGCTGGTTGCTTCGTTGAAAAGGGTGCTGATTATAGTTTTTATCGCTGTGGCGGTGCTGTTAGCAGTGTTGTCGTCTGCTCAATGTAGCGTTGTTGAGACTGTCGGTGTCGCTGCTTTTACCGACGCTAAAGATCTCCAGAGGCCCCTTCCGGACCTCATTCCCCTTACAGGCGAGGGGATTCTTGAAAAAGTTGACGAAAATTACGTTGCCAAGAATCGGAAGGTGACAAGTACTATGATTGTGAAGGGACAGCGCGGCTCCCGCACATTACAAGTGCTTTCATGGGTGCAGGGCACTGAAAAGGCCTTTAGCGAATTCCTTTCGCCTCCCCGTGAAAAAGGGACGAAAATGCTCAAACTCGAAGATGAGCTTTGGATGTACACCCCGTCAACCGATCGCATCATAAAAATAGCGGGGCATATGCTTCGGCGCTCCATGATGGGGTCTGACATATCCTACGAAGATTATATGGAAGATCCCAAACTCAGCAACATGTACAATGTGGAGCTTGTGGGGGAGGGAAAGGTGGGTAAAGAGCGAACAGGCGAAGACAAATTAGGCGAGCGAGATTGTTACCTACTTGAGCTTACGGCCAAAAAAGAAGGAGTTTCCTATTATTCGCGAAAGATGTGGGTGGATAAAGAGAACTTTCTTCCTTTACGAGAGGATCGTTTCGCCAAAAGTGGCAAGCTTTTAAAGACCTTCACCATTAACGAAATATTTCAGGTTCAAGAGCGATGGTACCCTAAAAGGGCGACAGTTAAGGATGCGCTGGCTTCTGGTGAAGGCACAGAATATATTATAGATACTATCGAATTTGACGTTGAAATACCTGACTACATCTTCTCCAAAGCCTCTTTGCGCCAATAG